The following are from one region of the Streptomyces decoyicus genome:
- a CDS encoding LysM peptidoglycan-binding domain-containing protein: protein MSDNSSAPRRFVGSVGLLTAAAAALVLCLPGAAAAADGPDGGGSGGRRTHACAADQWPWGCLAECESSGDWHINTGNTFYGGLQFWQPTWEAFGGLDFAERADLASRADQIKIAKRVQAAQGWGAWPECARRYGLTPPARTHVVRRGETLGEIAENYRVKGGWRALYSANRSTIGPDPSRLSVGTRLRLPGVPKSHSRSARDD from the coding sequence ATGTCGGACAACTCTTCGGCGCCGCGGCGCTTCGTGGGATCCGTCGGGCTGCTCACCGCGGCGGCCGCTGCCCTGGTGCTGTGCCTGCCCGGCGCCGCTGCCGCCGCCGACGGGCCGGACGGCGGCGGCAGCGGCGGCAGGAGGACACACGCCTGCGCCGCCGACCAGTGGCCCTGGGGCTGCCTCGCCGAGTGCGAGAGCAGCGGGGACTGGCACATCAACACCGGCAACACCTTCTACGGCGGGCTCCAGTTCTGGCAGCCCACCTGGGAGGCCTTCGGCGGCCTCGACTTCGCGGAGCGGGCCGACCTCGCCTCCCGCGCGGACCAGATCAAGATCGCAAAGCGGGTGCAGGCCGCCCAGGGATGGGGCGCCTGGCCCGAGTGCGCCCGGCGCTACGGGCTGACCCCTCCCGCCCGGACCCATGTCGTCCGGCGGGGGGAGACGCTCGGCGAGATCGCCGAGAACTACCGCGTGAAGGGCGGCTGGCGGGCGCTGTACAGCGCCAACCGCTCGACCATCGGACCGGACCCCAGCAGGCTGTCGGTCGGCACCAGGCTGCGGCTCCCGGGGGTGCCGAAGTCGCACTCCCGGTCGGCGCGCGACGACTGA
- a CDS encoding glycosyltransferase family 4 protein codes for MHISFLIHNAYGIGGTIRTTFNLARTLAERHDVEIVSVLRHRDDPVFDLGPRVALRHLVDIRENSPGYEGADPEHTRPARVFPAAEGRYGQYSELTDRRIAQHLRRTETDVVVGTRPGLNVHIAKQARRGPVRIGQEHLTLDTHNRALKLALRGAYPRLDAVTTVTEADARAYRRTLRLPGVRVEAVPNSVPEPALRPADGSGKWVVAAGRLARVKRYDVLIHAFARVVAERPDWRLRIYGGGAEKAALRALIDELGLYNHVFLMGPANPLEPEWAKGSIAAVSSSLESFGMTIVEAMRCGLPVVATNCPHGPGEIIDDGVDGKLVPVGDPDAMAGSLLTLINDDAARKRMGEAALASSARFDPAEVAGRYEALFGELLARRRGNQLRGSLHRARGALLSGAYATKDAACAALRGVRTA; via the coding sequence ATGCACATCTCATTCCTGATACACAATGCCTACGGCATAGGGGGGACGATCAGGACGACGTTCAACCTCGCGCGTACGCTCGCCGAGCGGCATGACGTCGAGATCGTTTCCGTACTGCGCCACCGCGACGACCCGGTCTTCGACCTCGGTCCGCGCGTCGCGCTGCGCCATCTCGTGGACATCAGGGAGAACAGCCCCGGCTACGAGGGCGCGGACCCCGAGCACACCCGCCCCGCCAGGGTATTTCCCGCCGCCGAGGGGCGCTACGGCCAGTACAGCGAGCTCACCGACCGCCGGATCGCCCAGCATCTGCGCCGGACGGAGACGGACGTGGTGGTCGGCACCCGTCCCGGACTCAATGTGCACATCGCCAAGCAGGCGCGCCGCGGCCCGGTCCGGATAGGCCAGGAGCATCTCACCCTGGACACCCACAACCGGGCGCTCAAGCTGGCACTGCGCGGCGCCTATCCGCGCCTCGACGCGGTCACCACCGTCACCGAGGCCGACGCCCGCGCCTACCGCCGGACGCTGCGGCTGCCCGGTGTGCGCGTCGAGGCGGTGCCCAACAGCGTGCCGGAGCCCGCCCTCCGGCCCGCCGACGGCAGCGGCAAGTGGGTCGTCGCGGCCGGCCGGCTCGCCCGCGTCAAGCGCTACGACGTCCTCATCCACGCCTTCGCCCGGGTCGTCGCCGAGCGCCCCGACTGGCGGCTGCGGATCTACGGTGGCGGCGCCGAGAAGGCCGCGCTGCGCGCCCTGATAGACGAACTCGGCTTGTACAACCACGTCTTCCTGATGGGGCCGGCCAACCCTCTGGAGCCCGAGTGGGCCAAGGGCTCGATCGCGGCGGTCTCCTCCAGCCTGGAGTCCTTCGGGATGACGATCGTCGAGGCCATGCGCTGCGGTCTGCCGGTCGTCGCCACGAACTGCCCGCACGGCCCCGGCGAGATCATCGACGACGGGGTGGACGGCAAGCTGGTGCCCGTCGGCGATCCGGACGCAATGGCCGGCTCGCTGCTCACACTGATCAACGACGACGCCGCCCGCAAGCGGATGGGCGAGGCCGCGCTGGCCTCGTCGGCCCGCTTCGACCCTGCCGAGGTCGCCGGCCGCTATGAGGCGCTCTTCGGAGAGCTGCTCGCCCGAAGGCGGGGCAACCAACTGCGCGGCAGCCTGCATCGCGCCCGTGGAGCCCTGCTCAGCGGTGCATACGCCACCAAGGATGCGGCCTGCGCCGCGCTGAGAGGGGTGCGGACGGCATGA
- a CDS encoding helix-turn-helix transcriptional regulator, translating into MLETSARLLRLLSLLQAHREWSGAELADRLDVTPRTVRRDIDRLRELGYPVHSAPGTAGGYRLGAGAELPPLLLEDEEAVAVAVGLRTAAAGGVEGIEEASVRALAKLEQVLPHRLQRQVGALNAFTVPLLGSGGPRVDPNLLTELAHACRDCRRLRFDYTSHDGTVSRRTVEPHRLVFARRRWYLVAWDAGRADWRTYRADRLTPTPPHGPRFTPRPPPAEDLAAYVSRGISTRAYARQATVLLHASLEQAAERIGPAAGTLEAVDERRCLLRTGAHSLEVMVFHIVMTGFDFEVREPPELTGYIQAIRDRLSRALAASPSAASPPRDGADRTPATRSGSSGES; encoded by the coding sequence ATGTTGGAGACCTCGGCACGTCTGCTCCGCCTGCTCTCGCTGCTCCAGGCCCACCGGGAGTGGTCCGGCGCGGAGCTCGCCGACCGGCTCGATGTCACCCCGCGCACGGTGCGCCGGGACATCGACCGGCTGCGCGAGCTGGGCTACCCCGTCCACTCCGCACCCGGGACGGCCGGCGGCTACCGGCTCGGCGCCGGCGCCGAACTCCCGCCGCTGCTGCTGGAGGACGAGGAGGCGGTGGCGGTCGCGGTCGGGCTGCGCACCGCCGCGGCGGGCGGTGTCGAGGGCATCGAGGAGGCCTCCGTACGGGCGCTGGCGAAGCTGGAGCAGGTGCTGCCGCACCGGTTGCAGCGCCAGGTCGGTGCGCTGAACGCCTTCACCGTCCCGCTGCTCGGCAGCGGCGGCCCCCGGGTGGACCCGAACCTCCTCACCGAGCTCGCGCACGCCTGCCGGGACTGCCGCCGGCTTCGTTTCGACTACACCTCCCACGACGGCACGGTCTCCCGGCGCACCGTGGAACCGCACCGCCTGGTCTTCGCCCGGCGCCGCTGGTACCTCGTCGCCTGGGACGCGGGCCGCGCCGACTGGCGCACCTACCGGGCCGACCGCCTCACCCCCACCCCGCCGCACGGCCCGCGCTTCACCCCCCGTCCGCCGCCGGCCGAGGATCTCGCCGCGTATGTCTCCCGGGGCATCTCCACCCGCGCCTACGCACGGCAGGCCACTGTGCTGCTGCACGCCTCGCTGGAGCAGGCGGCGGAGCGCATCGGTCCCGCCGCCGGGACGCTGGAAGCGGTCGACGAGCGGCGCTGTCTGCTGCGGACCGGGGCGCACAGCCTGGAAGTGATGGTCTTCCACATCGTGATGACGGGTTTTGACTTCGAGGTCCGTGAACCGCCGGAGCTGACCGGCTACATACAGGCGATCAGGGACCGGCTGTCCCGGGCACTGGCGGCATCGCCGTCGGCTGCTTCCCCACCTCGGGATGGTGCAGATCGAACGCCGGCGACTCGGAGCGGATCTTCGGGAGAGTCGTGA